Sequence from the Methanomassiliicoccales archaeon genome:
ATGCCCTTGGCCTGTGCCTCGGACAGTTTCCGTTGCTCAACACCCCAACTTCGGTAAGATTCGAGAAGGGCCGCACCCTTGGCCTCGTTACAAAGCCTTTTGTAAATTCGGGTGCGAGCCAGATAGATGTAGTGGGCCCAAGGAGATTTGAACTCCCGACCTTCCGGTTATCAGCCGGACGCTCCAACCAGACTAAGCTATGGGCCCTTTTTCTGGTTGAGTTCAGGGAATACCAAGGGCTATTTTAAAGCTTTCTCTGTCCTGGGCCTAAATGGATACCGAAAACCACGTCTTCAGACCTTCTCGTGCACGGTGCCTGGTGTCGACCAACGCTTGAGTTGAGGTATCGTCTCGTTGGCGATCTCCCTCGCCCGGTCCTCCGGTATCGCCATCTTCTTGACCATGATCCTCACCGAGTTATCGATCATCCCTTTCATGGTCGCGTCCGGGTTGGTGTACTTGCCGTTCTGGAAGCAGAAACTGCAATACTCCTGGGTCTCCTTGCCGTTCGCAAGAGTGCCAAAGATCCCGCTTCCCATCAGCATCCCGCAGCTTTGACAACGAACTTCCTGCTCCATGACCGAATCAAGGGAATCTGCGCTATTTAAGGCCCTCCCTGTCCATTGAGCGAACAGTAAAGGAATGTGGGCTTGTCGTTCCGTCCCGAACAATGGACAACAACTATATCCCGAACCTCAATACCTGAAACGATCAACATGTCTGGCGGTCTGAAGAACAGGGGCAAGACCAAGCAGGACGTCGATGAACGCCGTCAAGCAGCGGAGGAGTTCACCGGGACCAAACTGAACGCCGTCTCGCACTGCTCGTTCGACCCGATCGTGGCGGAGAAGAACATCGAGAACATGATCGGATGCGTCCAGATACCGCTGGGATTCGTTGGTCCAATCCTTATCAACGGCGGTTACGCCAAGGGCGAGTTCCTCGTCCCCATGGCGACGACCGAAGGGGCGTTGCTTGCGTCCGTTTCTCGCGGCTGCAGCGTCATATCACAATCCGGCGGAGCTGACGTCGTCATCGTCAAGGACGAGATGACCCGTGCTCCGGTCTTCCGGACCGAGGGCGTCAAGCACTGTGCCGAGGTATCGTGCTGGGTAGACGATCATTTCGACGATATCAAGAACGTGGCGGAAAGCACCACCAAGCACGGCAAGCTTTTGAAGATCCGGGCTTTCGCTTCGGGCAAGAGCCTCTTTCTCCGTTTCTCGTATGACACCGGCGACGCCATGGGCATGAACATGGCGACGATCGCTACGGAGGCGGCGTCCCGTTTCATAGAGGAGAAGACCGGAGCGACCCTCGTCTCCGTCTCGGGCAACATGTGCACCGACAAGAAACCGGCTGCCATTGACTATATCGAAGGCCGCGGCAAGGTCGTGCTGGCCGATGTAACGATTCCGAAGATCGTTCTGGAGGAGAAGCTCCACACGACGGCGGAGAAGGCGGCCGAGACCTGCTTCCGCAAGAACCTGGTCGGGTCGGCGATGGCGCTATCGTATGGATTCAACGCGCACATGGCGAACATGATCGCGGCGATCTACCTGGCCACCGGCCAGGACCCGGCGCAGGTCGTGGAGGGCAGCATGGGCATGACGACGGCGGAAATCGTCGAGGACGGGCTGTACCTCTCCGTGCGGATACCGTGCGTCGAGGTCGGCACCGTTGGTGGAGGAACCCGTCTTCCGTGCCAGAACGAGGCGCTCTCCATGATCGACTGCGTCGGCCTGGGCAAGTCCAAAAAGCTGGCGGAGATCGTCGGAGCGGTCGTCCTGGCGGGGGAACTGTCGACGTTGGCGGCGCAGTCCGCCGGCGAGCTGGGCAAGGCGCACAAGGCGCTGGGACGCTGAAAGAGCTGCTCGAAATAAAAGAACAGAACATTACCTTCGGGTTCAGATCCCTACCATTGAAGCTGAACTACGTTGATGAAACTCATTACCGTCAGACCATCAAATAGGCGAGGGTATGGGCAAACAGATGATCTTGAGCAAGGAGAGGGACCTGAGACTTGTCACCGTGCGTCGTGGTGGAAGCTTGCAGGACAGCGATCACCACCTTCTTGCGGTGTGGGCGGCCGATTGTGCCGAGCACGTACTGTACTTGTTCGAGCAGGAACGGCCCGGCGATGACCGCCCGCGACATGCTATCGAGATGGCACGGGCATGGGCCAGGGGCGATGTCAGTTGGACCGAAGCTCGCCAGGCCGCCTTTGCAGCGAACGCGGCTGCAAGAGAGGTGTCCGGGGCTGCGAAGGAGGCAGCTCATGCCGCCGGTCAGGCCGGGGCGGTGGGCCATGTGGCAGCTCACGATCTGGGTGCTGCGGCGTATGCGATCAAGGCGGCGCGGTCAGCGGCCAAGGAGAACGAGAGCGACGAGGCTGGCCGTCTGGAGTGCCGTTGGCAGCGATCCCAACTTCCGGATGAGGTCCGCGAGCTGGTGCTCGACGACCAGCGGTTGCGCAACGAGCTGTGCTGGAACGTTTTCGTTTGCTGACCGGCCAGGTCATCAGGGGCATATGGCATGAGCGAACGGCAGAACGGAAAAACAATCAAATAGTCTCATAATCATCGTCTGCCACCATGCCAGTAATCAACTTCAACTTCAACGACCTGGTCGGTCTGCTGGGCAAGGACGTTCCCAGCTCGGTCGTGCTGGAACGCATCCCCATGATCGGAGCGGACCTGCACGAGTTCGACGCCGCCACCGGCGATACGTCGATCGAGTTCTTCCCGAACCGGCCGGACCTGTACTCGGTTGAAGGTGTTGCACGTTCGCTGCGTGCGTTCATGGACATCGTTCCCGGTCTTCACGTCTATCCGACCAAGGATTCTGGCATCGTGATGAAGGTGGAGGAGACGGTCAGCGAGGTGCGTCCCTACGTCGTCGCGGCCGTCATCAAGAACGTGGTCATGACCGACCAGATCATCCGTTCGCTGATGGAGCTGCAGGAAAAGCTTCATCTGACCGTCGGCCGGAAACGTGTGAAGGTGGCGATCGGCGTCCATGATCTGGACAAGGTCTCGCCCCCGTTCGTCTACAAGGGCGCGGAACCGGACAGTGTATCGTTCGTCCCGCTGGCAAAGGACGAGCCGATGACCATGCGGGAGGTGCTGGAGAAGCATGAGAAGGGCGTCGCATACAAGTCCATCCTGGAAGGCAAGCCGCTCTACCCAGTTATCCTCGACGCAAACGGGGACGTGCTCTCGTTCCCGCCCATCATCAACGGAAGGCTGACGACGGTGACGACGGATACGAAGAACATCTTCATCGACGTCACCGGGATGGATTACATCACTATCAGCGGCGTTCTGAACATCGTGACCACGTCCATCGCCGAGAGGGGAGGGGATATCGAGACGGTCACCATCGTCCAGGGCCGGAAGAAGGACGTCACGCCGAAGCTGGAACCGGGCCTGTGGAAGATCGACATCGCCGCCGCCAACAAATGGCTCGGCCTGGAGCTGGACTCCGATGGCATGGCCAAGTGCCTGGCCCGGATGGGCTATTCCGCCGAAGGCAAGGGCAAGAAATTGAACGTTCATTCGTCCGCCGTCCGCATGGACCTGATACATCCGCACGACGTGATCGAGGACATCGCCATCGGCCACGGTTACGAGAACTTCGGCAAAGTGCTTCCCAAAACACAGACCGTCGGTTCCGAGCGGCCCATCGAGAGGGCGGCGGATCTCGTCCGCCAGCTCATGGTCGGGTACGGGTTCTGGGAGGCGACGACGCTGACGCTGACGTCGAAGGAGGACCAGTTCCAGCACATGCGGGTGCACGAGCAGGAGGTGGTCGAAGTGCTGAACCCGGTCAGCGAGGACCACACCTGCCTGCGGCTGCGTCTGACGCCATCGCTGCTGGCCGTTCTACGCAAAAGCAAGCACCGGGACCTGCCCCAAAGGATATTCGAGGTGGGCGACATTGTGGACGTGAAACGCCGCAAGAACCTGGCGGTCATGGCCATCCACTCCAAGGCCGGCTTCACCGAGATGAAGTCGGTGGTCGAGGGCGTGATGCGCGATCTCTCGGTCAAGTTCGACCTGGAGCCGCTCGAGTCCGGTATGTACATCCCGGGACGGGGGGCGTCCGTCATCGTCAACGGCCAGTGCATCGGTTCGTTCGGCGAATTGCACCCGGAAGTGATCACCGCTTTCGAGCTCGGATACCCGGTCATCTCGTTCGAGGTGAACCTCGATGTCCTGGTCGAGGGCAAGGTCGGAAAGATATTCTGAGCGCAAACGTCTTAACCAAACATCTGTTCCGGCAATCCAAGCCGAGGTAGCTAAGCCCGGATTACGGCGCCAGCCTTGAGAGCTGGTGGTACCCTGTACCTCGGGAGTTCGAATCTCCCCCTCGGCGCCTACTTTTACTTCATTCAAACAAAGCCAACCGGATGGAAAAGAGCGATTTCTCCTCAGGGCCATAGGACATCAACGAGCCATAATCAAGACCACTAGGACATCAACATTAAACATAGGAATCATTGCCTATATAGGCATTTTATCCTATGGATTTCTCGACCTGTTTACTCAAATCGAATAGCTCCTGGCCCAGTTTGGATTCTATTGTTTATGAATCCCATCTCCGAATCAATTCTTCGGGCCGGCTGTTTGGACCATTTGACAAAATATTAATACAACATGGTGCATTTGTTGATATGGTGCAATGGTGATTGCATGACAGACTCAACAAATACTTCGAATCCGAACGACATAGGGCATGACGAGAACTTCAAGGAGAACGTTCGCCGACAGCTGCTGGCGAAAGGAGCGGAGGGAACGACCGACCCGATCGACACCTACGTGCCTATGGTCCAACTGCCGCCGGCGGAAGGCCGGGCGGTGAGATGGTTCGGCTCGGTCATCGGCTCGCTGCTTTTCCTGTTCGGCGCGATCTGGTTCCTGGCCATAATCGGCTATGCGGTGCCGTGGTACGCGGTCTTCCCGATCATGGCCATGTTCGTCGGCGGGTTCTTCATCACCGCGGCGTTAGCCACCAGGAAGGACCTGTCGAAGCTGAAGAGGTGATCATGTGACCGATGTAACGATACGAGGTATAGACGACGACGTTTACGCCAAGTTCACCGCCGAGGCCAAGAAACGGGACCTGTCCATAGGGGAGCTGACCACCATCGTGATGCGGGCGCTGGTCGAGGACATCAGCACCACCAACTACCGCATCGGGAACCTTGCCTCGCTCACCGTTTCCAGAAAGGACCTGGAATCGCTCAAGGGGCCGGTCATGTTCCAGAACATCAAGATGCTGGAGTTCGCCGATGATATCGATTGGGACCTGTTCGACCGGAGCGTCATGTCCATCAAGAACTGCACCAAGGTGCTGATCCCGCCGTCGCTCACCAGGTTCCAGGTGCTGACCAAGTGCGCCATGGTCTCCGAGGTCAAGACCAAGAGTTGAACATCGATCGGACTGGAAGGTGAGAACATGAAAGCGGTGTTATGTACGAAATATGGGCCACCCGAGGTCATTCATATCGCGGAAGTTCAGAAGCCCGTCCCAAAGTCCAATGAGGTGCTGATAAGGGTGCGCGCCACAACGGTAACGCCATCGGACGTTGCCTTCCGGAAGGGCAGGCCATTTGTGTCCAGGTTCTTCACCGGCCTCCTCAGGCCCAAGAACATCCCGGGGGATGTGCTTACCGGGGACGTCGAGGCAGTGGGCAAGGATGTCAACGCGTTCAGGATAGGTGACCGGGTCTTCGGATCGACCGGAGCCGGTTTTGGCGCCCAGGCCGAATACAAATGTCTGGCCGAAAGCGGGGCGTTGGCGGTCATGCCGGCCAGTCTCAGTCACGCCGGAGCGGCCTCGGTCTCCGATGGGGGCCTGACGGCCTTGCCTTTCCTGAGAGACGGAGGGAAAATCCACAGCGGTCACAAGGTCCTTATCAACGGCGCCTCCGGATCGGTGGGAACCATGGCGGTGCAGCTTGCCAAGCATTTCGGGGCGGAAGTGACCGGGGTATGCAGTACGACGAACCTAGAATTGGTGAGGTCCATCGGTGCCGATGAGGTCATCGACTACACCGAGAGTGACTTCACCAAGACCGGTGAGACCTTCGACATCATCTTTGACGTCGTGGCAAACAGCTCTTTTTCGCGATGCAAAGGCTCTCTGAGAG
This genomic interval carries:
- a CDS encoding NAD(P)-dependent alcohol dehydrogenase encodes the protein MKAVLCTKYGPPEVIHIAEVQKPVPKSNEVLIRVRATTVTPSDVAFRKGRPFVSRFFTGLLRPKNIPGDVLTGDVEAVGKDVNAFRIGDRVFGSTGAGFGAQAEYKCLAESGALAVMPASLSHAGAASVSDGGLTALPFLRDGGKIHSGHKVLINGASGSVGTMAVQLAKHFGAEVTGVCSTTNLELVRSIGADEVIDYTESDFTKTGETFDIIFDVVANSSFSRCKGSLREGGIYLTTFPSPSVMLRRLVPSGADRKKAKFMATGLRSASEKAVDLLFLKGLCEAGKIRPVIDRTYGLDQIAEAHRYVEKGHKKGNVVIQL
- a CDS encoding zinc ribbon domain-containing protein, with translation MEQEVRCQSCGMLMGSGIFGTLANGKETQEYCSFCFQNGKYTNPDATMKGMIDNSVRIMVKKMAIPEDRAREIANETIPQLKRWSTPGTVHEKV
- the pheT gene encoding phenylalanine--tRNA ligase subunit beta, with translation MPVINFNFNDLVGLLGKDVPSSVVLERIPMIGADLHEFDAATGDTSIEFFPNRPDLYSVEGVARSLRAFMDIVPGLHVYPTKDSGIVMKVEETVSEVRPYVVAAVIKNVVMTDQIIRSLMELQEKLHLTVGRKRVKVAIGVHDLDKVSPPFVYKGAEPDSVSFVPLAKDEPMTMREVLEKHEKGVAYKSILEGKPLYPVILDANGDVLSFPPIINGRLTTVTTDTKNIFIDVTGMDYITISGVLNIVTTSIAERGGDIETVTIVQGRKKDVTPKLEPGLWKIDIAAANKWLGLELDSDGMAKCLARMGYSAEGKGKKLNVHSSAVRMDLIHPHDVIEDIAIGHGYENFGKVLPKTQTVGSERPIERAADLVRQLMVGYGFWEATTLTLTSKEDQFQHMRVHEQEVVEVLNPVSEDHTCLRLRLTPSLLAVLRKSKHRDLPQRIFEVGDIVDVKRRKNLAVMAIHSKAGFTEMKSVVEGVMRDLSVKFDLEPLESGMYIPGRGASVIVNGQCIGSFGELHPEVITAFELGYPVISFEVNLDVLVEGKVGKIF
- the hmgA gene encoding hydroxymethylglutaryl-CoA reductase (NADPH) → MSGGLKNRGKTKQDVDERRQAAEEFTGTKLNAVSHCSFDPIVAEKNIENMIGCVQIPLGFVGPILINGGYAKGEFLVPMATTEGALLASVSRGCSVISQSGGADVVIVKDEMTRAPVFRTEGVKHCAEVSCWVDDHFDDIKNVAESTTKHGKLLKIRAFASGKSLFLRFSYDTGDAMGMNMATIATEAASRFIEEKTGATLVSVSGNMCTDKKPAAIDYIEGRGKVVLADVTIPKIVLEEKLHTTAEKAAETCFRKNLVGSAMALSYGFNAHMANMIAAIYLATGQDPAQVVEGSMGMTTAEIVEDGLYLSVRIPCVEVGTVGGGTRLPCQNEALSMIDCVGLGKSKKLAEIVGAVVLAGELSTLAAQSAGELGKAHKALGR